In Vespa velutina chromosome 1, iVesVel2.1, whole genome shotgun sequence, the following proteins share a genomic window:
- the LOC124953285 gene encoding probable phosphorylase b kinase regulatory subunit alpha isoform X1 gives MKMRSRSNSGVRLDYYQRIVHKIIMNHQNPVTGLFPASRENDHAWVRDNIYCILAVWGLSMAYKKIADVDEDRAKTYELEQSCVKLMRGLLMAMMQQKEKVEKFKSSQNPLDALHAKYSSVNGQTVVGDNEWGHLQIDAISLYLLVLAQMTASGLQIVFNLDEVAFIQNLVFYIESAYCTPDYGIWERGDKTNHGLPELNASSIGMAKAAMEALNELDLFGARGGPTSVIHVLADEAQKCQAVLQSMLPRESNSKELDSGLLSIISFPAFAVDEPNLIQLTREAITNKLQGRYGCKRFLRDGYKTPKEDPNRLYYEPWELRMFENIECEWPLFFCYLILDYCFQGNKEAVAEYSMLLEQITIKADDGMRLVPELYSVASENVAAEYTQPGSQPRIALGRYPFMWAQSLYILGKLLQEGFLAVGELDPLNRRLCSEKKPDVVVQVVILAEDAEIREKIAQHDIHVQTIAEVAPIEVQPAKVLSHLYTYLGRNKKLGLSGRKSRDVGILSTSKLYSLHDKIFAFTPQLTDMTRFYIASDYELMIDIFKGEINFLKSSWQNMLGRPLVVMPLKNVHLDQGKIPLAMITTMKKLKSGYINGTRVSLGNLNDFLSTSCITNLSFLGSSEDGRPDKLNPQVQQYLDEHLMRALPHRIGLLNKPLVRTGKNLRRRMSVKGAIKKTRSIAIEPEILGMAGEDRKTSAILTLNPFIEVTDTTLTPNSTQSVHTDRTPSPTEDIPWKTTGKGHKSRTISDTQYADTEVEELLTMLRETESLEEQGDILQYLVDSQGLYFNTGMVEEGHPVLVKDLLKDLYDKACQQKMWGIVRHSAGMLGKRVEDLAKAVTDLLVRQKQVTVGMPPSNEHTIIAPLPENELRSLIHQAYGDDESTAMLTQELLVYLAMFIRTEPQLFHEMLRLRVGLIIQVMATELSRTLICTGEEASEHLLNLSPFEMKNLLHHIMSGKEFAISSVGRGNFSVISCKSSKVSKKSQIGGFLSSDQTDGGETEPDRQGQWLRRRRLDGALNRVPRGFYPRVWQVLERCQGLAIEGRVLPQNLTQEMTPGELKFALAVETVLNTIPQPEYRQLVVEALMVLTLVTEHNAVVSLGGLIAVEHLVHKANAIFLEDQMKIDGDATLCCAKPKEQRETTALGNLLCGGAAYVCQHFYDSAPSGSFGTMTYITRAVASLLDCLPKDGDLECSIS, from the exons atgaaaatgcgTAGTCGAAGTAATTCTGGTGTCCGTTTGGACTATTATCAAAGAATAGTTCACAAGATTATTATGAATCATCAAAATCCAGTTACTGGTCTTTTTCCTGCAAGTCGTGAAAATGATCATGCATGGGTGCGTgacaatatttattgtattcttGCTGTTTGGGGACTTTCCATGGCATATAAAAAGATAGCGGATGTTGACGAGGACAGAGCAAAAACTTATGAATTAGAACAAAGTTGTGTTAAATTGATGAGAGGATTACTTATGGCTATGAtgcaacaaaaagaaaaagtagaaaaatttaaatctaGTCAGAATCCTCTTGACGCTTTGCATGCAAAGTATAGTTCTGTTAATGGACAGACTGTTGTTGGAGATAATGAATGGGGTCATCTACAAATAGATgctatttctttatatcttttagtGCTTGCTCAAATGACAGCATCTGGCTTACAAATTGTATTTAATCTTGATGAg GTTgcttttatacaaaatttagtATTTTACATTGAATCAGCTTATTGTACTCCTGATTATGGAATTTGGGAAAGAGGAGATAAAACTAATCACGGTTTACCTGAATTAAATGCTAGCAGTATTGGAATGGCAAAAGCCGCAATGGAAGCTTTGAACGAATTAGATTTATTTGGTGCAAGAGGTGGACCTACTTCAGTAATTCATGTATTAGCAGATGAAGCACAGAAGTGTCAGGCTGTTTTACAATCTATGCTGCCTAGAGAATCAAATTCAAAAGAATTGGATAGTGGATTATTGTCTATAATAAGCTTTCCTGCATTTGCAGTAGATGAACCTAATTTAATACAGCTAACAAGAGAAGCGATAACAAATAAGTTACAAGGTCGTTATGGATGCAAAAGATTTTTGCGCGATGGATATAAAACACCAAAGGAAGATCCTAACAG ATTATATTATGAACCATGGGAATTGCGTATGTTTGAAAATATAGAATGCGAGTGgcctttatttttctgttatttaATATTGGATTATTGTTTCCAAGGGAATAAAGAAGCAGTAGCAGAGTATTCAATGCTACTTGaacaaataacaattaaagCAGATGATGGAATGAGATTAGTTCCTGAGTTATATTCAGTTGCATCTGAAAATGTTGCAGCAGAATATACTCAACCTGGTAGTCAACCTCGCATAGCTTTAGGTAGATATCCATTTATGTGGGCTCAATCTCTTTACATTTTGGGAAAGTTACTGCAAGAa GGCTTTCTAGCAGTGGGTGAATTAGATCCATTGAATCGACGTTTGTGCAGTGAAAAAAAACCGGATGTTGTGGTTCAAGTTGTTATTTTGGCAGAAGATGCAGAgattagagaaaaaattgCTCAGCACGATATTCATGTCCAAACCATCGCAGAAGTAGCACCGATAGAAGTACAACCAGCAAAAGTACTCAgtcatttatatacttatttag gacgaaataaaaaattaggaCTATCTGGCCGTAAATCAAGAGATGTCGGGATTTTGAGTACCAGTAAATTATATTCTCTgcacgataaaatatttgcatTCACACCACAG TTGACAGATATGACCCGCTTCTACATCGCATCGGACTATGAGCTCATGATTGACATATTCAAAGgcgaaattaatttcttgaaGTCTAGCTGGCAGAATATGTTGGGCCGGCCTCTTGTGGTCATGCCCCTCAAGAACGTTCATCTAG ATCAAGGAAAAATACCATTGGCAATGATAACTACTATGAAGAAACTGAAAAGTGGTTATATAAATGGTACTAGAGTATCACTAGGAAATCTAAATGATTTTCTTAGTACATCATGCATTACGAATTTGAGCTTCTTAGGTAGTTCAGAAGATGGACGTCCTGATAAACTTAATCCTCAG GTCCAACAATATTTGGATGAACACTTGATGCGTGCTTTACCCCATCGTATTGGTCTTCTTAATAAGCCATTGGTTAGAACTGGAAAAAATTTGAGACGAAGAATGTCTGTCAAAGGTGCCATAAAAAAAACGCGATCTATAGCTATTGAAC CCGAAATTCTTGGAATGGCGGGAGAAGATCGCAAAACGTCAGCTATTTTAACCCTAAATCCATTTATTGAAGTAACAGATACAACTTTAACTCCAAATTCGACGCAATCGGTACATACCGATCGTACACCATCTCCTACGGAAGATATCCCATGGAAAACTACTGGAAAAGGTCATAAATCTAGAACCATATCTGACACACAATATGCTGATACTGAAGTCGAAGAGTTATTGACGATGCTTCGTGAAACTGAGAGTCTCGAAGAACAGGGAGACATATTACAATATCTT GTTGACTCACAAGgactttattttaatacgGGCATGGTAGAAGAAGGTCATCCAGTATTAGTAAAAGACTTATTAAAAGATCTTTATGATAAAGCGTGTCAACAAAAAATGTGGGGCATTGTTCGTCACTCTGCCGGTATGTTAGGAAAAAGAGTAGAAGATTTAGCTAAAGCTGTCACAGACTTGTTAGTACGACAAAAACAAGTTACCGTTGGAATGCCACCAAGTAATGAGCATACGATTATAGCTCCATTACCCGAGAATGAATTAAGATCTTTGATCCATCAAGCATATGGAGATGATGAATCCACAGCTATGTTGACACAAGAATTGCTTGTATATTTAGCTATGTTCATTAGAACAGAACCGCAGTTGTTTCATGAAATGTTAAGGCTTAGGGTTGGTTTGATTATTCAAGTTATGGCAACAGAATTGTCAAGAACATTGATTTGTACGGGTGAAGAAGCTTCCGAACATTTGTTGAATTTATCTccattcgaaatgaaaaatcttttacatCATATCATGAGCGGAAAAGAGTTTGCGATAAGTAGTG TTGGAAGAGGTAATTTTTCTGTTATCAGTTGCAAGTCAAGTAAAGTGAGCaag AAATCTCAGATTGGTGGATTTTTAAGTTCTGATCAAACGGATGGCGGTGAAACAGAACCTGATCGTCAAGGACAATGGTTACGAAGACGTCGATTGGACGGTGCACTTAATAGAGTGCCACGAGGTTTCTATCCACGGGTTTGGCAAGTTCTAGAAAgg TGTCAAGGTTTAGCTATAGAAGGACGTGTTCTTCCCCAAAATCTTACTCAAGAAATGACACCAGGAGAATTAAAATTTGCTTTAGCAGTGGAGACGGTTTTAAATACAATACCGCAACCGGAATATCGTCAACTTGTTGTTGAAGCTTTAATGGTATTAACATTGGTGACTGAACATAATGCAGTAGTTTCTTTAGGAGGTCTCATTGCTGTTGAACATTTAGTACACAAAGCTAATGCTATCTTTTTGGAAGACCAG atgaAAATCGATGGAGATGCTACTCTCTGTTGTGCCAAACCGAAAGAACAGCGTGAAACAACAGCATTGGGAAATCTTCTTTGCGGAGGAGCAGCTTATGTCTGCCAACACTTTTATGATAGTGCTCCTAGTGGTAGTTTTGGTACAATGACATATATTACAAGAGCTGTAGCATCCTTGTTGGATTGTTTACCAAAAGATGGTGATTTAGAATGCTCTATATCGtag